TCACTGAAATTGCGATGGAAAAAGAGTTACGGTTTGCGATTCGAGAAGGCGGACGGACAGTTGGCGCCGGTGTCGTAACCGAAATATTGGAATAAGGAGCATTCTGTGCCAGGACAAAAAATTAGAATCAGTTTGAAAGCGTACGATCATAATCTTTTAGATAAGAGCACCAAGAAGATCGTGGCAACGGCGAAATCGACGGGCGCCCTTGTTTCGGGTCCGATTCCACTGCCCACGCAGAGAACGATTTACACTGTTTTGCGGTCGCCGCACGTGGATAAAAAGTCCAGAGAACAGTTTCAAACAAAAATCCATAAAAGACTTATTGATATTTTGAATTCCACGTCGAAAACGGTCGATGCTTTGATGAAATTAGACCTTCCGGCGGGCGTAGATATCGAGATTAAGGTATAACGGAAACACGGTTATGATTGGAATTATTGGTAAAAAATTGGGAATGAGCCAGATTTTTAGAGAGTCGGGTGAAGTCGTGCCGGTAACGGTCGTTCAAGCCGGCCCTTGTCCGGTCATTCAGGTCAAATCGAAGAAAACGGACGGATATGTCGCGGTGCAATTGGGATTCGAGAAGAAAGTCGAACGCCTGATGAAAAAACCGGAACTTGGACGCTTTAAAGCCGTCAAGGTCGAGCCGCTTCGCTATGTCGCGGAAATTCGGGATTTCGATCCAGCAACTGCAAAAACAGGCGAGAACATTACCGTCGAAATTTTCAAGGAAGGCGACATTGTCAAAGTCACTGGAACCTCAAAAGGAAAAGGATTTCAGGGAACTGTCAAGCGCCACAATTTTAGGGGCGGTCCTAAAACCCACGGTCAGAGCGATCGACTGAGAGCGCCGGGTGCTATTGGCGCGTCGGCTTATCCGTCGCGCGTCATCAAGGGAGTCAAAATGGCGGGCAGAATGGGCGGAGCACAATCGACGATTCGGAATCTCAAGATTGCCAAAATAGACGCCGCCAATAACTTATTATATATTAAAGGTGCCATTCCCGGAGCGAA
The sequence above is drawn from the Candidatus Marinimicrobia bacterium CG08_land_8_20_14_0_20_45_22 genome and encodes:
- a CDS encoding 30S ribosomal protein S10, whose amino-acid sequence is MPGQKIRISLKAYDHNLLDKSTKKIVATAKSTGALVSGPIPLPTQRTIYTVLRSPHVDKKSREQFQTKIHKRLIDILNSTSKTVDALMKLDLPAGVDIEIKV
- a CDS encoding 50S ribosomal protein L3 — protein: MIGIIGKKLGMSQIFRESGEVVPVTVVQAGPCPVIQVKSKKTDGYVAVQLGFEKKVERLMKKPELGRFKAVKVEPLRYVAEIRDFDPATAKTGENITVEIFKEGDIVKVTGTSKGKGFQGTVKRHNFRGGPKTHGQSDRLRAPGAIGASAYPSRVIKGVKMAGRMGGAQSTIRNLKIAKIDAANNLLYIKGAIPGANGGIVTIRRQER